The region CATGTAAGCCTTCAGAAACATAATCAAACACCGTTTTATCGCAGGTTTGCGGGGGATCTTGCTCCAACATGGCGATACGAATATCGTTAGAGAAGGTCAATTGACCATCGTCCAGTTGCTGTCGACCACTGACGATTTTTAATAATGAGGATTTGCCAGCACCGTTGCGGCCAACCAGACAAACGCGCTCACCTTGATTAATTCTCAGCTCGGCATCATCAAGAATTTTAGCGTCGCCAAAAGCGAGCTCAGCATTAGTTATACGGATTAGTTCCATTGGGATATTTACTACTCTATTTCACTACGTTAATTAGCGGCTTGGTTACTGGCATTAGCGGCTAACGCCAAACCATTGGCAACGAACTCGGTTAGCTGTTTGAGGTTAAAGGGCCAGAATAGCTCTTTACCATCGATATCACGCTGCATTACCGGAATATGCTGGCCATAGGCTTCAACTAAGTCTTCTTCATCGACTATATCAACCAATGTCAGCATTATTGGCATAGGTAACAGCTGACACAGTGCTAGCGCATCTTCACATAAGTGGCAGCCGTCACTGCCGTATAAAATAAATCCATGATCAATCATGCTATTTTTCCTAGCGCTTATATTCGAGTAATCAACCAGCTGTTATGAATGTGCTTGTTGCGCGCAAAATCCTTATCACGTGTTTTATCCGTTAGATTTTGTGCTTTTAAACCAAGCTCGCTTAGCGCTTCAACGTCAATTTTAAAATTACGCTTGTTGTTGGTAAACAGTATCTCGCCATCGTCAGTCAGTGAGCCAAGTGCATCAGTGATCATCGCTATGTGATCACGTTGCACATCAAAGGCATCATCCATGCGTTTAGAATTTGAAAACGTTGGCGGATCGATAAAAATACGTTGGAATTTGTCGGTGTTCTCTTTTAGCCAATTTAAGCAATCGGCTTGCACAAATTCATACTTGTGGCTTACCAATTGGTTTAACGCAAAATTTTCCTGCGCCCAATTGAGGTAAGTGTTTGACATATCTACGGTCGTGACTTTTTCAGCCCCGTGAAGTGCTGCCTGCACCGAAACCGAGCCAGTATAGGCGAACAAGTTAAGT is a window of Thalassotalea euphylliae DNA encoding:
- a CDS encoding glutaredoxin family protein, translated to MIDHGFILYGSDGCHLCEDALALCQLLPMPIMLTLVDIVDEEDLVEAYGQHIPVMQRDIDGKELFWPFNLKQLTEFVANGLALAANASNQAAN